A genomic region of Pseudomonas sp. RSB 5.4 contains the following coding sequences:
- the urtA gene encoding urea ABC transporter substrate-binding protein has product MKRRSLIKAFTLTASIAAMGMTWTVQAAETIKVGILHSLSGTMAISETSLKDMALMTIDEINAKGGVNGKMLEPVVVDPASNWPLFAEKGRQLLTQDKVAVVFGCWTSVSRKSVLPVFEELNGLLFYPVQYEGEEMSPNVFYTGAAPNQQAIPAVEYLMSEEGGSAKRFFLLGTDYVYPRTTNKILRSFLHSKGVADKDIEEVYTPFGHSDYQTIVANIKKFSAGGKTAVISTVNGDSNVPFYKELANQGLKATDVPVVAFSVGEEELRGIDTKPLVGNLAAWNYFESVENPVNKKFVADWKAYAKKHNLPGADKAVTNDPMEATYVGIHMWAQAVEKAKSTDVDKVREALAGQTFAAPSGYTLTMDKTNHHLHKPVMIGEIQADGQFNVVWQTEGPIRAQPWSPFIDGNDKKPDYAVKSN; this is encoded by the coding sequence ATGAAGCGTCGCAGTTTGATCAAGGCTTTCACACTCACGGCATCCATTGCCGCGATGGGCATGACCTGGACTGTCCAGGCCGCCGAGACCATCAAGGTGGGGATTCTGCATTCGTTGTCCGGGACCATGGCGATCTCCGAAACGTCGCTCAAAGACATGGCGCTGATGACCATCGACGAAATCAACGCCAAGGGCGGCGTGAACGGCAAGATGCTCGAACCGGTGGTGGTCGACCCTGCGTCGAACTGGCCGCTGTTCGCCGAGAAGGGCCGGCAGTTGCTGACGCAGGACAAGGTCGCGGTGGTGTTCGGTTGCTGGACCTCGGTATCACGTAAATCGGTACTGCCGGTGTTCGAAGAACTCAACGGCCTGCTGTTCTACCCGGTGCAGTACGAAGGCGAAGAAATGTCGCCGAACGTGTTCTACACCGGCGCCGCACCGAACCAACAGGCGATTCCGGCGGTGGAATACCTGATGAGCGAAGAAGGCGGCAGCGCCAAGCGTTTCTTCCTGCTCGGCACCGACTACGTCTACCCGCGCACCACCAACAAGATCCTGCGCTCGTTCCTGCATTCCAAAGGCGTGGCCGACAAGGACATCGAAGAGGTCTACACCCCGTTCGGTCACAGCGACTATCAAACCATCGTCGCCAACATCAAGAAATTCTCCGCCGGTGGCAAGACCGCTGTGATTTCCACGGTCAACGGCGACTCCAACGTGCCGTTCTACAAAGAGCTGGCCAACCAGGGCCTGAAGGCTACCGACGTACCGGTGGTGGCGTTCTCGGTGGGTGAAGAAGAGCTACGCGGCATCGACACCAAACCGCTGGTGGGCAACCTCGCGGCGTGGAACTACTTCGAGTCCGTGGAGAACCCGGTGAACAAGAAGTTCGTCGCTGACTGGAAGGCCTACGCGAAGAAACACAACCTGCCGGGCGCCGACAAAGCGGTGACCAACGACCCGATGGAAGCCACCTACGTCGGCATCCACATGTGGGCGCAAGCCGTTGAAAAAGCCAAGTCCACCGACGTCGACAAGGTCCGCGAAGCACTGGCTGGCCAGACCTTTGCCGCGCCGTCCGGTTACACCCTGACCATGGACAAGACCAATCACCACCTGCACAAACCGGTGATGATCGGCGAGATCCAGGCTGACGGTCAGTTCAACGTGGTCTGGCAGACCGAAGGGCCGATCCGTGCCCAGCCGTGGAGCCCGTTTATCGATGGCAACGACAAGAAGCCGGATTATGCGGTGAAGAGCAACTGA
- a CDS encoding iron ABC transporter permease: MIDRRYALLLTALGAVLLVSCVVSLGFGPARVPVDVVWRILLHKAFSLGEVSWSAGQEHIVWLIRVPRMLLGALVGAGLALIGAVLQAVTRNPLADPHLLGVTSGATLGAVIVVLHIGEIVGLLTLPIAAFIGALLSMFLVLGIANRQGRLDSDRLLLCGVAVSFVMMAIANLLLFMGDHRASSAVMFWMLGGLGLARWELLTIPALSVLLGLGLLLGMARPLNALMAGEQTAVTLGLNARAVRLRVFVIASLMTGVLVSISGSIGFVGLMVPHIARRLVGAEHRRLLPACVLLGSLFLVWVDVAARTMIAPEDLPIGVATAAIGGLFFIGLMRRR; the protein is encoded by the coding sequence ATGATCGACCGGCGCTACGCCCTGTTGTTGACCGCCCTCGGCGCCGTGTTGCTGGTGTCGTGCGTGGTGTCGCTGGGATTCGGCCCGGCGCGGGTGCCGGTGGATGTGGTTTGGCGGATTCTCCTGCACAAGGCCTTCAGTCTCGGCGAGGTGAGCTGGAGCGCCGGGCAGGAACACATCGTCTGGCTGATCCGCGTGCCGCGCATGTTGCTCGGGGCGTTGGTCGGCGCCGGGCTGGCGTTGATCGGCGCGGTGCTGCAAGCGGTGACGCGCAATCCGCTGGCCGATCCGCACCTGCTTGGCGTCACCTCCGGCGCGACCCTCGGCGCCGTGATCGTGGTGCTGCACATCGGTGAAATCGTCGGCCTGCTGACCTTGCCGATTGCCGCATTCATCGGTGCGTTGCTGAGCATGTTTCTGGTGCTGGGCATTGCCAACCGTCAGGGTCGGCTCGACAGCGACCGCTTGCTGCTGTGCGGCGTGGCGGTGTCGTTCGTGATGATGGCAATCGCCAATCTGCTGCTGTTCATGGGCGACCATCGCGCCAGCTCGGCGGTGATGTTCTGGATGCTCGGCGGCCTCGGGCTGGCGCGTTGGGAGTTGCTGACGATACCGGCGCTGAGCGTGTTGCTCGGCCTCGGTCTGCTGCTCGGCATGGCTCGGCCATTGAACGCCTTGATGGCCGGCGAGCAGACCGCCGTGACCCTCGGCCTGAATGCCCGCGCGGTGCGCCTGCGGGTGTTTGTGATCGCGTCCTTGATGACCGGGGTGCTGGTGTCGATCAGCGGCTCGATCGGTTTTGTCGGGCTGATGGTGCCGCACATTGCCCGGCGTCTGGTCGGGGCCGAACACCGGCGACTGCTGCCGGCCTGCGTACTGCTTGGCAGCCTGTTCCTGGTGTGGGTCGATGTCGCCGCGCGCACCATGATCGCGCCGGAAGACCTGCCCATCGGCGTTGCCACTGCGGCTATCGGCGGCCTGTTCTTCATCGGTCTGATGCGCCGCCGCTGA
- a CDS encoding ABC transporter substrate-binding protein, which yields MTVRSLLCVALLLCSAQALAEATKYPLTIHSCNREVTFKQAPKHAVSHDINMTQMMLALGLKSRMAGYSGVSGWKSVTPEMQSLLDGLPELAAKYPSVETLLNANVDFFFAGWDYGMRVGGDLTPQTLQPLGINVYELTESCAFVMKRPAATLDDTYNDLRNLGKIFDVQDRANALIADMQQQVAQIRKDLPADQPRVFLYDSGEDRAMTSGRLGMPQALIDAAGGRNILDDVEASWTRVNWETVVERNPQVIVIVDYSEITAEQKIEFLLKNPALQSVDAIKNQRFIVIPYVQATPGIDNVLAVETLAKGFHGE from the coding sequence ATGACTGTGCGTTCTCTGCTTTGCGTCGCTCTTCTGTTGTGCAGTGCTCAAGCCCTGGCCGAAGCCACGAAATACCCGCTGACCATCCATAGCTGCAACCGCGAAGTGACCTTCAAGCAGGCGCCGAAACACGCGGTCAGTCACGACATCAACATGACCCAGATGATGCTCGCCCTCGGCCTCAAATCGCGCATGGCCGGTTACAGCGGTGTCAGTGGCTGGAAGTCGGTGACGCCCGAAATGCAGTCGCTGCTCGACGGTTTGCCGGAGCTGGCCGCGAAATATCCGTCGGTGGAAACCCTGCTCAACGCCAACGTCGATTTCTTCTTCGCCGGTTGGGATTACGGCATGCGCGTCGGCGGCGATCTCACCCCGCAGACCCTGCAACCGCTGGGCATCAACGTGTATGAGCTGACCGAGTCCTGTGCCTTCGTGATGAAACGCCCGGCGGCGACGCTGGACGACACCTATAACGACCTGCGCAACCTCGGGAAGATTTTCGACGTGCAGGATCGCGCCAACGCACTGATCGCCGACATGCAGCAACAGGTCGCCCAAATCCGTAAAGATCTGCCTGCCGACCAGCCGCGCGTGTTTCTCTACGACAGCGGCGAAGACCGCGCCATGACTTCCGGGCGTCTCGGCATGCCGCAGGCGCTGATCGATGCGGCCGGCGGGCGCAACATTCTCGACGACGTCGAAGCGAGCTGGACCCGGGTCAATTGGGAGACTGTGGTCGAACGCAATCCACAGGTGATCGTGATCGTCGATTACAGCGAAATCACCGCCGAGCAGAAGATCGAATTCCTGCTGAAGAACCCGGCGCTGCAATCGGTGGATGCGATCAAGAACCAGCGTTTCATCGTTATTCCCTACGTGCAGGCCACGCCGGGGATCGATAACGTGCTGGCGGTGGAAACCCTGGCCAAGGGGTTCCACGGCGAATGA
- a CDS encoding ABC transporter ATP-binding protein produces the protein MTSLNLTNLAWTPLGHGHCHHQFQLRDASLQVAAGEFVGLIGPNGSGKTSLLRCAYRFSQPESGEVRLDHHNVWKQSSRWSAKRIAVVLQEFPDAFGLTVEEVVAMGRTPHKGLFDGDTLEDRQLATQALTSVGLDGFEDHAFATLSGGEKQRVILARALTQQPQLLILDEPTNHLDPRYQLELLQLVKRLQIGTLASIHDLNLAAAFCDRLYVINHGRIVASGTPQQVLTTELLRDVFGVEALIDSHPLHDYPRITWITRP, from the coding sequence ATGACCTCGCTAAACCTCACCAACCTCGCCTGGACACCCCTGGGCCACGGCCACTGCCATCACCAGTTCCAGCTGCGTGACGCCTCGTTGCAGGTGGCTGCCGGTGAGTTCGTCGGGCTGATCGGCCCCAACGGCAGCGGCAAGACCAGCCTGCTGCGGTGCGCCTATCGCTTCAGTCAGCCGGAAAGCGGTGAGGTCAGACTCGATCACCACAACGTGTGGAAGCAATCCTCGCGCTGGAGCGCAAAACGCATCGCCGTGGTCTTGCAGGAGTTCCCCGATGCCTTTGGCCTGACCGTCGAAGAAGTGGTCGCCATGGGCCGCACGCCGCACAAAGGCCTGTTCGATGGCGACACGCTGGAAGATCGACAGCTGGCGACGCAAGCGCTCACATCCGTCGGCCTCGACGGCTTCGAAGACCATGCTTTCGCCACGCTGTCCGGCGGTGAAAAACAGCGGGTGATCCTTGCCCGCGCCCTGACCCAGCAACCGCAACTGCTGATCCTCGACGAGCCGACCAACCATCTCGACCCGCGTTATCAGCTTGAGCTGCTGCAACTGGTCAAACGCCTGCAGATCGGTACCCTCGCCAGCATCCACGACCTGAACCTCGCGGCCGCCTTCTGCGACCGACTGTACGTGATCAACCACGGACGGATCGTCGCCAGCGGCACGCCGCAGCAAGTGCTCACCACCGAGCTGCTGCGCGACGTGTTCGGCGTCGAAGCGTTGATCGACTCCCACCCCCTCCACGACTACCCGCGAATCACCTGGATAACCCGACCATGA
- a CDS encoding TonB-dependent receptor — protein sequence MNKYLLSSLCLLALNNASADGQPLTLPTGTISAPAMDDENVSLTTPTTAGSRLNLTAMETPASVESLSGEQVRARGDRSVQDAVSRSTGISRTGTPGDGGTSLQARGFTGQSSVMQLYDGNRMYTGMGTVTFPVDTWSVARVDVLRGPASVLYGEGATGAVVNVIPKKPFEGEIENHLRVGYGSYDSQQQAFDSGGSLSDTLSYRLNLNRLRSNGWIDRGDSSSDFISAALRWQATDDLAFTLAHDYGDQRPQNYFGTPLINGRLQNSLRNKNYNVRDDQQHYNDQWTRLTTDWQINDAVSASNELYYLKAQRRWQNAENYNFDTATQQLSRSGYFGIGHQQEQVGDRQTFTFKHSLFGLDSQTVTGVDHNRIRFQLDSNSPFNDVLPNGQPLDLYHPQPGYFESANPYRDQFDSTTKQMSVFAENRTQLSERWSLVTGVRRDYVHVDRNNLVDGSQSDKTLTGNNWKAGLVFALTPQTSFYGQVATSTDGIGGLISLSPSQQQYDLSTARQTEVGLKQLFWDQRGEFTLAAYRIVKKKLLTDDPGNPTLKQQVGQQSSNGLEASLDLQLPHAWQLQANAAIVKARYDDFSEVVNGQTLSYNGNRPVDVPRRTANLWLNKNLSDDLKAGAGVRYVDARYADMANRNELPSYTVVDATLSWQALRNTTLGLQVNNLFDRQYAQSQYNEGQQWILGEPRSFFVTADYTF from the coding sequence ATGAACAAGTACCTCTTGTCCAGTCTCTGCCTGCTTGCCCTGAACAACGCCAGCGCCGATGGCCAACCGTTGACGCTGCCCACCGGAACCATCAGCGCCCCGGCCATGGATGACGAAAACGTCAGCCTGACCACACCGACCACCGCTGGCTCACGCCTGAACCTGACGGCCATGGAAACCCCGGCCAGCGTCGAAAGCCTCAGCGGCGAGCAGGTGCGCGCCCGTGGCGATCGCAGCGTGCAGGACGCCGTGTCACGCAGCACCGGCATCAGCCGCACCGGCACCCCGGGCGATGGCGGCACCTCGTTGCAGGCACGCGGTTTTACCGGGCAGAGTTCGGTGATGCAGTTGTATGACGGCAACCGGATGTACACCGGCATGGGCACCGTGACCTTTCCGGTCGACACCTGGTCGGTAGCGCGCGTCGACGTACTGCGCGGCCCGGCCTCGGTGCTGTACGGCGAAGGCGCGACCGGCGCGGTGGTCAACGTGATCCCGAAAAAACCGTTCGAGGGTGAAATCGAAAACCACCTGCGCGTCGGCTACGGTTCCTACGACAGCCAGCAGCAGGCATTCGACAGCGGCGGTTCGCTGAGCGACACCCTGAGCTATCGCCTCAATCTCAATCGCCTGCGCAGCAACGGCTGGATCGATCGCGGTGACTCCTCCAGCGACTTCATCAGCGCCGCGCTGCGCTGGCAAGCCACTGATGACCTGGCCTTCACCCTCGCCCACGACTACGGCGACCAGCGTCCGCAGAACTACTTCGGCACGCCACTGATCAACGGCCGATTGCAGAACAGCCTGCGTAACAAGAACTACAACGTGCGCGACGACCAGCAGCACTACAACGATCAGTGGACGCGACTGACCACCGATTGGCAGATCAACGACGCCGTCAGTGCCAGCAACGAGCTGTACTACCTCAAGGCCCAGCGCCGCTGGCAGAACGCCGAAAACTACAACTTCGACACCGCCACGCAACAGCTCAGCCGCAGTGGCTACTTCGGCATCGGCCACCAGCAGGAGCAGGTCGGCGACCGCCAGACCTTCACCTTCAAGCACTCGCTGTTCGGCCTCGACAGCCAGACCGTGACCGGCGTCGATCACAACCGCATCCGCTTCCAGCTCGACAGCAACTCGCCGTTCAACGATGTGTTGCCCAACGGTCAGCCCTTGGACCTGTATCACCCGCAACCGGGCTATTTCGAAAGCGCCAACCCGTACCGCGACCAGTTCGACAGCACCACAAAACAGATGTCAGTGTTCGCTGAAAACCGCACGCAACTGAGCGAGCGCTGGTCGCTGGTGACCGGCGTGCGCCGTGATTACGTGCATGTGGATCGCAACAACCTGGTCGATGGCAGCCAGAGCGACAAGACCCTGACCGGCAACAACTGGAAGGCCGGACTGGTGTTTGCCCTGACACCACAGACTTCTTTCTACGGTCAGGTCGCGACCAGCACCGACGGCATCGGTGGCTTGATTTCGCTGAGCCCGAGCCAGCAGCAATACGACCTCTCGACTGCACGCCAGACCGAGGTCGGCCTGAAGCAGTTGTTCTGGGATCAGCGCGGTGAGTTCACCCTGGCCGCCTATCGCATTGTCAAAAAGAAACTGCTGACCGACGATCCGGGCAACCCGACGCTCAAGCAGCAAGTCGGCCAGCAATCGTCCAACGGCCTGGAAGCCAGCCTCGACCTGCAACTACCGCACGCCTGGCAACTGCAGGCCAACGCGGCGATTGTGAAGGCCAGGTACGATGACTTCTCCGAAGTGGTCAACGGGCAAACCCTGTCGTACAACGGCAATCGCCCGGTGGATGTGCCGCGTCGAACGGCCAATCTGTGGCTGAACAAAAACCTCAGCGATGACCTGAAGGCCGGCGCCGGCGTGCGTTATGTCGATGCGCGTTACGCCGACATGGCCAACCGCAACGAGCTGCCGAGTTACACCGTGGTCGATGCGACGCTGTCGTGGCAAGCCTTGCGCAACACCACGCTGGGCCTGCAGGTGAACAATCTGTTTGACCGCCAGTACGCACAAAGCCAATACAATGAGGGCCAGCAGTGGATTCTCGGCGAACCGAGATCGTTCTTCGTCACGGCCGATTACACCTTTTGA
- a CDS encoding PepSY domain-containing protein, translated as MQKPKANFYNLAWRWHFYAGLFVAPFMVMLALTGIIYLFKPQLDSLMYSSLLNVPAGHHTVPADELLQRVKSAYPQGQITQYLPPANAERSAQFVVKNAGHELNVFIDPYHGDILGEQDAKKNLQAIARAIHGELMIGTVGDRLIELAAGWGVVLVVSGVFLWWPRGQAAGILWPRLNSRGRVLWRDLHAVTGFWGAALLLVMLLSGMTWTGFWGKQYAQVWNVFPAAMWNNVPTSDVEAGSLNNAARQTVPWAMENTPMPMSGDHAEHMAHGGMQHGPAAPAISLQDVQNIATERKVEPGYSITLPTTATGVFTIAVFADDPRNDATLHVDQYTGKVLADVRFEQYGAVARATEIGVMLHEGKMFGTFNQIVVLLICLMILLSAVSGVVIWWKRRPQGKFGVPPLRHDLPKWKTGVAIMLVLAVIFPLVGASLVLVWLLDWLLLSRLGRQAESASTSS; from the coding sequence ATGCAAAAGCCCAAAGCGAATTTCTACAACCTGGCCTGGCGCTGGCATTTCTATGCCGGATTATTCGTCGCGCCCTTCATGGTGATGCTGGCCCTGACCGGCATCATCTACCTGTTCAAACCGCAACTCGACTCACTGATGTACAGCAGCCTGCTCAACGTCCCGGCCGGGCATCACACGGTGCCGGCCGATGAGCTGCTGCAACGGGTCAAGAGCGCTTATCCACAGGGTCAGATCACCCAGTACCTGCCGCCGGCCAACGCCGAGCGCAGCGCGCAGTTCGTGGTGAAAAACGCCGGCCATGAACTCAACGTATTCATCGATCCGTACCACGGCGACATCCTCGGCGAGCAGGATGCAAAGAAAAATCTGCAAGCCATCGCCCGCGCCATTCACGGCGAATTGATGATCGGCACGGTGGGTGATCGCCTGATCGAACTCGCCGCCGGTTGGGGTGTGGTGCTGGTGGTATCGGGGGTCTTTCTGTGGTGGCCGCGCGGTCAGGCGGCGGGGATTCTGTGGCCTCGCCTGAACAGTCGCGGTCGGGTGTTATGGCGTGATCTGCACGCGGTCACCGGGTTCTGGGGCGCCGCATTGCTGCTGGTGATGCTGCTCAGCGGCATGACCTGGACCGGCTTCTGGGGCAAGCAGTACGCCCAGGTGTGGAACGTGTTTCCGGCCGCGATGTGGAACAACGTGCCGACCTCCGACGTCGAGGCCGGCAGCCTGAACAACGCCGCGCGCCAGACCGTGCCGTGGGCGATGGAAAACACGCCGATGCCGATGTCCGGCGACCACGCTGAACACATGGCCCACGGCGGCATGCAACACGGTCCCGCCGCACCCGCGATCAGCCTGCAAGATGTGCAGAACATCGCAACTGAGCGCAAGGTCGAACCCGGCTACAGCATCACCCTGCCGACCACCGCGACCGGGGTGTTCACCATTGCCGTGTTTGCCGACGACCCGCGTAACGATGCGACCCTGCATGTCGATCAGTACACCGGCAAGGTCCTCGCCGATGTGCGTTTCGAGCAGTACGGTGCGGTGGCGCGGGCCACGGAAATCGGCGTGATGCTCCACGAAGGCAAGATGTTCGGCACTTTCAACCAGATTGTCGTGCTGCTGATCTGCCTGATGATTCTGCTCAGCGCCGTCAGCGGCGTGGTGATCTGGTGGAAACGTCGTCCGCAGGGCAAATTCGGCGTGCCGCCGCTGCGTCATGACCTGCCGAAATGGAAAACCGGCGTGGCGATCATGCTGGTGCTGGCGGTGATTTTTCCGCTGGTGGGGGCTTCGCTGGTGCTGGTGTGGTTGCTGGACTGGCTGCTGTTGTCGCGTTTGGGGCGCCAAGCTGAATCTGCCTCAACTTCATCATGA
- a CDS encoding TonB-dependent copper receptor → MSRFSAVPRSGSVRASFALSESRIRFSHATAVLCGVLLSPLVLADDHAGHVDELSPTVITAIAPSSPLTIVTNPKDPRQPVPASDGGDYLKTIPGFALVRNGGTNGDPVLRGMFGSRLNILTNGSMLLGACPGRMDAPTSYISPETYDKLTVIKGPQTVLWGPGASAGTVLFDREPESFGELGTRVNASVLAGSNGRFDKVVDAAAGGPLGYVRVIGNTAHSDDYRDGNNATVPSRYDKWNGDIAVGWTPDADTLIELTAGKGDGEARYAGRGMDGSQFLRESLGLRFEKSNITDVLEKLEAQVYYNYADHVMDNYTLRTPSGTGMMAGPMASNVDRRTLGARIKATWRWADIQLITGLDAQTNEHRQRSGMGIDTYKDQPYTKDADFHNYGVFSEMTWYAADRDRLITGARVDRASARDYRQSIGSGMMSQPNPTADDTRADTLPSGFVRYEHDLTDAPATLYAGLGHAQRFPDYWELFSPKSGPAGSLNAFDSIKPEKTTQFDFGVNYKTAELEAWASGYIGVVRDYILFDYTPTMMGMSSSRAENIDARIMGGELGAAYKLTDHWKADATLAYAWGKNSSDGKALPQMPPLDARFGLTYSEDNWSAGALWRMVAAQNRIDQNKGNVVGKDYDKSGGFGVFSLNGAYRINKNWKVSTGVDNLFGKAYAEHLNLAGNAGFGYPANDPQAINEPGRTLWTKVDMSF, encoded by the coding sequence ATGTCCAGGTTTTCTGCTGTTCCGCGCTCGGGTTCTGTCCGGGCTTCCTTCGCACTGAGCGAATCGCGCATTCGTTTCTCGCACGCTACCGCCGTCCTTTGCGGCGTTCTGTTATCGCCGCTGGTGCTGGCCGATGACCACGCCGGTCACGTTGATGAACTCAGCCCGACGGTGATCACCGCCATCGCTCCCAGCTCGCCACTGACCATCGTCACCAACCCCAAGGACCCGCGCCAACCGGTGCCGGCCAGTGACGGCGGCGATTACCTGAAGACCATTCCCGGCTTCGCCCTGGTGCGCAACGGCGGCACCAACGGTGATCCGGTGCTACGCGGGATGTTCGGTTCGCGGCTGAACATTCTCACCAACGGCAGCATGTTGCTCGGCGCCTGCCCCGGCCGCATGGATGCGCCGACCTCCTACATCTCGCCGGAAACCTACGACAAGCTCACGGTGATCAAAGGCCCGCAAACCGTGCTCTGGGGGCCGGGTGCCTCGGCGGGCACGGTGCTGTTCGACCGTGAACCGGAAAGCTTCGGCGAGCTCGGCACGCGGGTGAATGCCAGCGTGCTGGCCGGCTCCAACGGACGCTTCGACAAGGTTGTCGACGCTGCTGCCGGCGGGCCTTTGGGCTATGTGCGAGTGATCGGCAACACCGCGCACTCCGACGACTATCGCGACGGCAACAACGCCACCGTGCCGTCGCGCTACGACAAGTGGAACGGTGACATCGCCGTCGGCTGGACCCCGGACGCCGACACCCTGATCGAACTGACTGCCGGCAAGGGCGACGGCGAAGCACGCTACGCCGGACGCGGCATGGACGGTTCGCAGTTCCTGCGCGAAAGCCTCGGCCTGCGCTTCGAAAAATCCAATATCACTGACGTGTTGGAAAAGCTCGAAGCACAGGTCTACTACAACTACGCCGACCACGTGATGGACAACTACACCCTGCGCACGCCGTCCGGCACCGGGATGATGGCCGGTCCCATGGCCTCCAACGTCGACCGTCGCACCCTCGGCGCGCGGATCAAGGCGACCTGGCGCTGGGCCGACATCCAACTGATCACCGGCCTCGATGCGCAGACCAACGAGCACCGCCAGCGCAGCGGCATGGGCATCGACACCTACAAGGATCAGCCGTACACCAAGGACGCCGATTTCCATAACTATGGCGTGTTCAGCGAAATGACCTGGTACGCCGCCGACCGTGATCGCCTGATCACTGGCGCCCGGGTCGACCGCGCTTCGGCCAGGGATTATCGGCAGAGCATTGGTTCGGGAATGATGAGCCAGCCCAATCCGACCGCCGACGACACCCGCGCCGACACCCTGCCCAGCGGTTTCGTGCGTTACGAACATGACCTGACCGACGCGCCGGCCACGCTGTACGCCGGCCTCGGCCACGCGCAGCGCTTCCCGGATTACTGGGAGCTGTTTTCACCGAAGTCCGGCCCGGCCGGTTCGCTGAATGCGTTCGACTCGATCAAACCGGAGAAGACCACCCAGTTCGACTTCGGCGTGAACTACAAGACCGCCGAACTCGAAGCCTGGGCCTCGGGCTATATCGGCGTGGTGCGCGATTACATCCTGTTCGACTACACGCCGACGATGATGGGCATGAGCAGCTCCCGTGCCGAGAACATCGACGCGCGAATCATGGGTGGTGAACTTGGTGCTGCGTACAAGCTCACCGACCACTGGAAAGCCGATGCGACGCTGGCCTACGCCTGGGGCAAGAACAGCAGCGACGGCAAGGCCCTGCCACAAATGCCGCCGCTGGATGCGCGTTTCGGCCTGACCTACAGCGAAGACAACTGGAGCGCCGGGGCACTGTGGCGCATGGTCGCGGCGCAAAACCGCATCGACCAGAACAAGGGCAACGTGGTCGGCAAGGACTACGACAAGAGCGGCGGGTTTGGCGTGTTTTCGCTTAATGGTGCGTACCGGATCAACAAGAACTGGAAGGTCAGCACCGGCGTCGACAACCTGTTCGGCAAGGCTTACGCCGAACACCTGAACCTGGCCGGTAACGCCGGTTTCGGCTACCCGGCCAACGACCCGCAAGCGATTAACGAGCCGGGGCGCACGCTCTGGACCAAGGTCGATATGAGTTTCTAA
- a CDS encoding DUF2946 domain-containing protein yields MRLQRAGASRLHRQSQTLTRGSWIALFAMLMIFIGPLISQSMPMDQHASTSMAMPMDMSMAMPGMDHATHGAPPAAEHCPPQSSHHALWEKCGYCSLLFNCPALTGGGTFATFSIAHVNTFTPPSPRLGHARQTFFPGARTRAPPVNA; encoded by the coding sequence GTGCGCCTGCAACGCGCCGGGGCGTCCCGCCTGCATCGCCAGAGCCAGACTCTGACCCGCGGTAGCTGGATCGCCCTGTTCGCCATGTTGATGATCTTCATCGGCCCGCTGATTTCTCAGTCGATGCCGATGGATCAGCACGCCTCGACTTCCATGGCGATGCCCATGGACATGTCGATGGCCATGCCGGGCATGGATCACGCCACGCACGGCGCACCACCGGCTGCCGAACACTGCCCGCCGCAATCCTCGCACCACGCCCTGTGGGAAAAATGCGGTTATTGCAGCCTGCTGTTCAATTGCCCGGCGCTGACCGGTGGCGGCACGTTCGCCACATTCAGCATTGCCCACGTCAACACCTTCACCCCGCCCTCCCCGCGTCTGGGCCATGCCCGGCAGACCTTCTTCCCCGGCGCCCGCACCCGCGCCCCGCCCGTCAACGCGTAA
- a CDS encoding copper chaperone PCu(A)C: MLNKLIVIAALLLPACFAHAHEYKAGELEIAHPWSQELPPNAPTVAAYFVISNPGKTDDRLLSVDSPITAEAQLHEHVMQGDLMKMQQVPDVVIPAGGTVTFAPMAYHVMLLNPKDRSLLSDGKRFPLTLHFEKAGNVTVEVAVQKKPPETQAHDHAQ, from the coding sequence ATGTTGAACAAACTCATCGTCATCGCTGCGCTGTTGCTGCCGGCGTGCTTCGCCCATGCCCACGAATACAAGGCCGGCGAGCTGGAAATCGCTCATCCTTGGTCGCAGGAGCTGCCGCCCAACGCGCCGACCGTCGCGGCTTATTTCGTGATCAGCAATCCCGGCAAGACCGACGACCGCCTGCTCAGCGTCGACTCGCCGATCACCGCCGAAGCGCAACTGCACGAACATGTGATGCAGGGCGACCTGATGAAAATGCAGCAGGTGCCCGACGTGGTGATTCCTGCCGGCGGCACGGTGACGTTCGCACCGATGGCCTATCACGTGATGCTGCTCAACCCGAAAGACCGCAGTCTGCTCAGCGACGGCAAACGCTTCCCGCTGACCCTGCATTTCGAGAAAGCCGGCAACGTCACCGTCGAAGTCGCGGTGCAGAAGAAACCGCCGGAAACCCAGGCACACGATCACGCCCAGTAA